The window TGGCGCCGTCGGCTTCACGGCTTTCTTCGCGATGACGACCTCGATGATCTCGTGGGGCTTTTCGCTGATCTTCACGGGATTGCTGGTGCGGTCGATCGTGCGCCGGATGCCGTCGGTCGACTATCGCGCGATCGGTGCCGCCGCATACCTCGGGCTCGGGAGCGTCTGGGCGCTCGGCCTTTCGAGCTCGTCGGCCCTGATGCAGGCGACTCCCGAAGCGATTCCCCCGGCTTTACTGTCGATCACCGGGGTGATTCCGCTCAGCCAGACGATCTTTCTGTGGCAGAACCTCGTTCTCGCGGCCGTCCTGATCATCGCCTCGCTTCTGATCGCCTGGTACTCGTATCCGGCGGAGGGGGAGGCGAGAACCGCCGCTTCGCTCGGAGTTCATCCGGAAGAGGAAGCGCTGGACGAGCCGGAGGAAGCGAGGACCCCGGCCGACCGGCTCGAGACGAGCCCCGTTCTGATGCTCTTCGTCGTTCTGCTGCTCGTCATCTATCTCGCCCAGAAGTTCGTCGAAGAGGGAGCGGTCGCCGCGTTGAATCTGAACACGTTCAATCTGATCTTCATCAGTCTCGGGATGCTGCTGCACTGGCGCCCGCGCTCGTTTCTGAGGGCGGTCGCCCGTTCGGTTCCGGCCACCGCCGGAGTGATCATCCAGTTCCCGTTCTACGCTGGCGTGTTCGGAATGATCGCGAACACGTCGCTCGAGACGAGGCTCTCCGAGTTTTTCGTCGGGATCGCGACGCCGGGCAGCTTCCCGATCGTCGTTGCGGTCTATTCGATGATTCTCGGCGTCTTCATTCCGTCGGGAGGCGGAAAGTGGATTCTCGAGGCTCCCTATCTGATGTCGGCTGCCAACGATCTCGAGGTGCACCTCGGATGGACGGTTCAGGTCTACAACGCAGCGGAGACACTGCCGAATCTGATGAACCCCTTCTGGATGCTGCCGCTGATGGGAATCCTCGGTGTGAAGGCGCGGGACCTCGCGGGGTATTCGATTCTCCAGCTGATCTTTCACATCCCGATCGTGCTGATTCTCTGCTGGCTGTTCGCTTTCACGCTCGGGTACATCCCGCCGATGTAGAAAATCGAAGGTGATGGCCTGCGGAGTGGGCGCTGGCCCCCTGCTCAGATGCCGACGCGGGTCGTCTCGCCGTTGCGAATCGTGAAGGGGACCGATTCCGTTGCCGTTCCGGCGGAATCGAGAATCTCGAGCGTGTAGTCGCCGGGGGCGAGATGATCGAAGCGGTTCTCTCCCGGACGGATCGTGAATTGCGGAGGATATGCGAGCGCTACCTGTCTGCCGGCCGCATCGCGCATTCGAACGCTGACCGGCTCGGAGCGCGTCGAGGTCACGAGCAGATCGCCGCCGGTTCCGAGCGTGATCGTGACCGGCGGACCGGGAATCGAGACGGTTCGAGTCGCTCGTTCCAGGCCACGTGCAGTGACCCATAGGGTGTACGAGCCAGGCGCGGCCTCGATCAGCAGTGTGCCGTCCTCGCGCAGAGGCGGCCTGGCGCGATGGACCTCACGTCCGCTACCGTCATAGAGGACGACCGAACCTGGAACGCTCTGACCGCTGGAGGCGTCGATGACGCGCAGGATGAGATCTCCTGCAGGAGCAAGTCGGAGGACGAGCTCCTGGGCGGCTTCGGTGCGAACGTCCGCGGTGGCCGTGGCCTGTCCGAAGCCGTCTTTTCGGGCGATGACGCTCCACTGACCGGCCGTAACGTCGTCGAATCGGAATCGTCCGTCGACGCCGGTGA is drawn from Acidobacteriota bacterium and contains these coding sequences:
- a CDS encoding TIGR00366 family protein gives rise to the protein MTPLKNAPVTSGSNPLSRLGRRIADLSEKYFPDAFVFALAVVVIVFVGGLFARESPGTLTRAFGDGFWQLIPFTMQMVLIIVGGFVVASSKPCARLIARIAEVPGTPRGAVGFTAFFAMTTSMISWGFSLIFTGLLVRSIVRRMPSVDYRAIGAAAYLGLGSVWALGLSSSSALMQATPEAIPPALLSITGVIPLSQTIFLWQNLVLAAVLIIASLLIAWYSYPAEGEARTAASLGVHPEEEALDEPEEARTPADRLETSPVLMLFVVLLLVIYLAQKFVEEGAVAALNLNTFNLIFISLGMLLHWRPRSFLRAVARSVPATAGVIIQFPFYAGVFGMIANTSLETRLSEFFVGIATPGSFPIVVAVYSMILGVFIPSGGGKWILEAPYLMSAANDLEVHLGWTVQVYNAAETLPNLMNPFWMLPLMGILGVKARDLAGYSILQLIFHIPIVLILCWLFAFTLGYIPPM